In Mangifera indica cultivar Alphonso chromosome 1, CATAS_Mindica_2.1, whole genome shotgun sequence, a single genomic region encodes these proteins:
- the LOC123205884 gene encoding probable galactinol--sucrose galactosyltransferase 1, with the protein MTVGAGVSVSDGRLTVKGSCVLTDVRDNIVVTPVGALVDEAFIGVVSDQTGSRRVFPVGKLEGLRFMCVFRFKMWWMTQRMGNCGQDIPFETQFLIVEAREGSHFDNGSEIGEQQSALYTVFLPILEGDFRAVLQGNEQNELEICLESGDPAVDGFDGSHLVFVAAGCDPFIVITNAVKSVERHLQTFSHRERKKMPDMLNWFGWCTWDAFYTNVTAEGVRQGLESLEKGGIPPKFVIIDDGWQSVAMDPTGLEFKADNCANFANRLTHIKENHKFQKDGKEGHRVEDPALGLRHIVTEIKDKHDLKYVYVWHAITGYWGGVRPGVTEMEHYDSKMAYPVSSPGIQCNESCEALDSITKNGLGLVNPEKVFNFYNELHSYLASAGIDGVKVDVQNILETLGAGHGGRVKLARKYHQALEASIARNFRNNDIISCMSHNTDGLYSAKRTAVIRASDDFWPRDLASHTIHIASVAYNTVFLGEFMQPDWDMFHSLHPMAEYHGAARAVGGCAIYVSDKPGQHDFNLLKKLVLPDGSILRAKLPGRPTRDCLFSDPARDGKSLLKIWNLNDFTGVMGVFNCQGAGWCRVGKTNLIHDEQPGTITGYIRAKDIDYLPRVADAKWTGDAVIYSHLAGEIVFLPKNASIPITLQSREYEVFTVTPLKELSTGTTFAPIGLIKMFNSGGAIKELKYESEGSATVGMKVCGCGLFGAYSSSRPKRIIVNTEEVQFGYNEQCGLVTLTLRVPEEELYLWNITIELRGLKNINTVKEMQKISISFFLFLLQASYSSS; encoded by the exons ATGACGGTGGGGGCTGGCGTCAGTGTGAGTGATGGGAGGTTGACGGTCAAGGGGAGTTGTGTTTTGACAGATGTTAGGGATAATATTGTTGTTACTCCGGTTGGTGCATTGGTTGATGAAGCCTTCATTGGTGTTGTTTCTGATCAGACTGGCAGCCGCCGAGTGTTCCCCGTTGGGAAACTTGA GGGGTTGCGGTTTATGTGTGTGTTTCGGTTCAAAATGTGGTGGATGACTCAGAGAATGGGAAACTGTGGCCAAGATATTCCGTTCGAGACTCAGTTTTTAATTGTGGAGGCACGAGAGGGGTCTCATTTTGACAATGGAAGTGAAATCGGAGAGCAACAATCGGCGTTATACACCGTCTTCTTGCCGATTCTTGAAGGAGATTTCAGGGCCGTCCTTCAAGGGAATGAACAAAATGAGTTGGAGATTTGTTTGGAGAGTG GGGATCCTGCTGTTGACGGATTTGATGGAAGTCATTTGGTTTTTGTGGCGGCTGGATGCGACCCGTTTATTGTCATTACAAACGCAGTGAA GAGCGTTGAGAGACATCTTCAAACCTTTTCACATCGTGAGAGAAAGAAG ATGCCAGACATGTTGAACTGGTTTGGGTGGTGCACTTGGGACGCCTTCTACACCAATGTCACCGCAGAGGGAGTGAGACAAGGACTAGAGAG CTTAGAGAAAGGTGGAATTCCTCCAAAGTTTGTTATAATCGATGACGGGTGGCAATCGGTCGCAATGGATCCCACTGGTCTGGAATTCAAAGCTGATAACTGTGCCAA CTTCGCTAACCGGTTGACACATATAAAAGAGAATCACAAATTTCAGAAAGATGGTAAAGAGGGTCATAGAGTTGAGGACCCAGCTTTAGGACTTCGCCACATTGTCACTGAGATAAAAGATAAACATGATTTGAAGTATGTTTATGTGTGGCATGCAATAACTGGCTACTGGGGAGGTGTCAGACCTGGAGTTACCGAAATGGAACACTATGATTCGAAGATGGCGTACCCTGTTTCATCTCCTGGGATTCAGTGTAATGAGTCTTGTGAAGCTTTGGACAGCATCACAAAGAATGGGCTTGGCCTTGTGAATCCGgaaaaagttttcaatttcTACAATGAACTTCACTCGTATCTGGCATCAGCTGGAATTGATGGTGTCAAAGTTGATGTTCAGAATATACTTGAAACCCTTGGAGCAGGTCATGGTGGAAGAGTTAAGCTTGCTAGAAAATATCATCAGGCACTTGAGGCATCTATTGCTAGAAACTTCCGCAACAATGATATTATTTCTTGTATGAGTCACAACACAGATGGTTTGTACAG TGCAAAGCGAACAGCTGTTATAAGGGCATCAGATGATTTCTGGCCAAGAGATCTTGCTTCTCACACAATTCACATTGCATCTGTTGCCTACAATACTGTCTTCCTCGGAGAATTTATGCAGCCTGATTGGGATATGTTTCAT AGTCTACACCCAATGGCTGAATACCATGGAGCAGCTCGTGCAGTAGGAGGGTGTGCCATTTATGTCAG TGACAAGCCTGGACAGCATGACTTTAACCTACTGAAGAAGCTTGTACTTCCTGATGGTTCCATATTGAGAGCCAAACTTCCAGGAAGACCAACTAGGGATTGTTTGTTCTCTGATCCTGCTAGAGATGGCAAAAG TCTTTTAAAGATTTGGAACCTGAATGATTTCACTGGGGTCATGGGGGTCTTCAACTGCCAGGGAGCAGGGTGGTGTAGGGTTGGAAAGACGAACCTTATCCATGATGAACAACCTGGCACTATAACAGGATATATAAGAGCAAAAGACATTGATTATCTACCTAGAGTTGCTGATGCCAAATGGACAGGCGATGCAGTCATATATTCCCATCTTGCCG GAGAGATAGTTTTTCTTCCAAAGAATGCATCAATCCCAATCACATTGCAGTCGCGAGAATATGAAGTTTTCACAGTTACTCCTCTTAAGGAATTGTCCACCGGAACTACATTTGCACCCATTGGTCTAATCAAGATGTTCAACTCTGGTGGAGCCATCAAGGAGTTGAAATATGAATCTGAGGGAAGTGCAACTGTTGGCATGAAGGTTTGCGGATGTGGCCTATTTGGAGCATATTCATCATCACGACCAAAGAGAATCATAGTCAACACCGAGGAAGTACAGTTTGGATATAATGAACAATGTGGTCTTGTCACTCTCACTTTGAGAGTTCCAGAGGAAGAATTGTACCTCTGGAACATAACCATTGAGCTACGAGGACTTAAAAACATAAACACAGTTAAGGAGATGCAGAAGatctctatttctttttttttatttttattgcaaGCATCCTATTCTTCATCATGA